A single genomic interval of Coccidioides posadasii str. Silveira chromosome 1, complete sequence harbors:
- a CDS encoding uncharacterized protein (EggNog:ENOG410PNDH~COG:S): MIADFVPGNPLDEVWPTLNKEQRTSIKEQLAYHLKILRSYTQPYIGRVNRQPTRNPYEGIETKFVGPFDSEAGFDEWCLSRVKNSSEKSKWRKALAELRRKSPSRFVLTHGDLFPRNILVKDGKITGIVDWERSGFYPEYVEYTLAACLYDYGGEEWWKPLLMEILTPCIPERLEFQSLIYNRGY, translated from the coding sequence ATGATTGCCGACTTTGTGCCAGGCAATCCACTGGATGAGGTCTGGCCGACATTGAACAAAGAGCAACGCACATCAATCAAGGAACAGCTTGCATACCATTTAAAGATTTTGAGGTCATACACCCAACCATATATCGGACGTGTCAATCGCCAGCCTACCCGCAATCCATATGAAGGAATTGAGACCAAGTTCGTGGGTCCTTTTGATTCAGAGGCCGGGTTCGATGAATGGTGTCTTTCCCGTGTAAAGAACTCGTCTGAGAAAAGCAAGTGGAGGAAGGCACTTGCAGAATTACGGAGGAAAAGTCCATCAAGGTTTGTGCTCACGCACGGAGACCTCTTTCCACGGAATATCCTTGTTAAAGATGGGAAGATAACGGGTATTGTGGATTGGGAGCGCAGCGGCTTTTATCCAGAGTATGTTGAGTACACACTTGCTGCATGTCTGTATGACTATGGGGGAGAGGAGTGGTGGAAGCCCTTACTGATGGAAATCTTGACTCCCTGTATTCCAGAGCGACTAGAATTCCAGAGTTTGATATACAATCGGGGATATTGA
- a CDS encoding uncharacterized protein (EggNog:ENOG410PTB0~COG:S~BUSCO:17284at33183) yields MAPLPDTPAGRPPVLKAAYLAPATSPPDPAQPQAPLQHTFQHQLSTSLSSHTTDATARRTAYLSELRGAVVSLQGEVNAYLTARMEEDSARSARVEGKDETKEEENYGEEVVNEEEDED; encoded by the coding sequence ATGGCACCTTTGCCCGACACACCGGCAGGCAGGCCACCGGTTCTGAAAGCTGCATACCTGGCCCCCGCCACCTCGCCGCCAGACCCAGCTCAACCCCAAGCCCCGCTACAACATACCTTTCAGCACCAGCTCTCCACATCCCTCTCGTCACACACCACGGACGCAACTGCTAGAAGGACCGCTTACTTGTCCGAACTACGAGGCGCTGTGGTCTCGCTGCAGGGCGAGGTCAACGCTTATTTGACCGCACGGATGGAAGAGGACAGCGCTCGGTCAGCCAGAGTAGAGGGGAAAGACGAAAccaaggaagaagagaattaTGGAGAAGAGGTGGTCAACgaagaggaggatgaagattAA
- the VAM6_1 gene encoding Vacuolar morphogenesis protein 6 (EggNog:ENOG410PHR7~COG:U~BUSCO:926at33183) has translation MLSAFTAQPLVELRPRDKSKIESLLAYGDRLLVGLNTGSLRIYRVNEINDDEDGLEDAENAGEHVDGGTPSTPVKAKPTDLLREEENFARYKIEQLAIIKEANVLVSLSGGYVSLHDWQTYQLQEQLVRTKGASTFTVTSNIVKDKSTGVPSIVSRLAVAVKRKVMLWTWRDMELEEDTGEITLVSGIKTLTWATGTKLLAGLNSSYLLVDIESKKLTDIIGPGSIGGSGGSERGGLGMTSMSYIGIGGAAPKPLATRLSEGEMLLAKDVNTHFIDTDGNSLGRGQIPWSAAPEAVGYSYPYLLTLQDPSNGTLEVRNPETLYLLQSISLPSASIMHIPQPNISLAHAGKGFLVAGERIIWRMNALDYDSQIDSLVEEGHFDEAISLLGMLEDALLTDKLGRLREVKLQKAQDLFDNRKYRASLDLFTEVSAPPELVIRLYPKIIAGDLSTVVEDEYQSESEGNAEESSDRANGSKPNGVVAIAEDKNKGKGVGYTPSVRSLLKYKTEDGASETSSVWGVSGDKDSNGADKPLQGKDLKAAVYELQGFLADIRRRLQRFLNPDGSVKVSDLCVNGESDEFSKSVISILGISENDEDVDIGKRLRETASLVDTTLFRAHMYATPSLAGSLFRIANFCDPDVVMEKLEETGRYNELIDFLFGKKLHRPALEHLQKFGQAEKEEKSAPQLLGPKRTITYLQNLPSEMVNLILEFAEWPLRTDPELGMEIFLADTENAETLPRDKVLDFLQGIDPKLAIRYLEHVIEELNDMTPDLHYRLLLLYLERLKNGKEGEEAAEFQDEEERGECKGKFLDMLKSSSQYSPAKMLDRLPRDNPEFFEARAIVFSKMGQHRQALEIYVFRLNHPQKAESYCNQIYLAKDTHANVPDKLHKVSPTDHDENHPSIYHTLLSLYLSPPHGYKPQYGPAVEILAKHGSRLPASSTLDLIPESFPIHELEFYFRGRIRAENSVVNESRIVAALRKVQSINSEADLLIGDGLLGGNRGRNRFVTVTEERMCGVCHKRLGGSVISVFPDNTVVHLGCVNRRSPGV, from the exons ATGCTCTCCGCATTTACCGCCCAACCCCTTGTCGAGCTCCGCCCGCGAGACAAGTCGAAGATCGAGTCTCTCTTAGCCTATGGAGATCGGCTACTTGTCGGGCTGAACACGGGAAGTTTGCGGATATACCGGGTGAACGAGATCAacgacgacgaagatggTCTTGAAGATGCTGAGAACGCTGGCGAGCATGTCGACGGTGGGACGCCGTCAACACCTGTGAAAGCGAAACCGACGGACTTGCTgagggaagaagaaaatttcGCGAGATACAAAATTGAACAGTTGGCGATTATTAAAGAGGCGAATGTGTTGGTTTCGTTGTCGGGCGGATATGTCTCTCTTCACGACTGGCAGACGTATCAGCTGCAGGAGCAGCTGGTGCGGACAAAGGGCGCCTCCACGTTTACTGTGACATCGAATATTGTGAAAGACAAGAGCACTGGCGTTCCCTCGATTGTGTCTCGGCTGGCCGTGGCGGTTAAGAGGAAGGTTATGCTGTGGACGTGGCGAGATATGGAGCTCGAAGAGGATACTGGCGAGATTACACTAGTGAGTGGAATAAAGACGCTCACTTGGGCGACGGGAACGAAGCTGTTAGCGGGATTAAATTCCAGTTATCTGCTTGTGGATATCGAGTCAAAGAAACTTACAGATATCATCGGACCGGGGAGTATTGGCGGCTCTGGCGGTTCGGAACGCGGAGGCCTCGGTATGACCAGTATGAGCTACATCGGCATTGGAGGTGCGGCGCCAAAAccattggcaacaagactCTCCGAAGGCGAAATGCTGTTGGCAAAGGATGTCAATACTCATTTTATCGATACCGACGGCAACTCTCTTGGCCGCGGACAGATCCCATGGAGCGCTGCTCCAGAGGCTGTCGGGTATTCTTATCCCTATCTGCTTACACTCCAAGATCCTTCAAATGGGACACTAGAAGTGCGCAACCCCGAAACTCTATATCTTCTTCAGTCGATCTCGCTACCGTCAGCGAGCATAATGCATATCCCTCAGCCTAATATCAGCCTTGCTCACGCCGGAAAAGGATTTCTTGTTGCCGGTGAGCGCATAATTTGGCGAATGAACGCCCTAGATTACGATTCGCAAATTGACTCGCTCGTCGAAGAAGGTCATTTTGACGAGGCTATAAGCTTACTTGGGATGCTTGAAGATGCTTTGTTGACGGACAAACTTGGCCGTTTGCGAGAAGTTAAACTACAAAAGGCCCAGGACCTATTCGATAACCGAAAGTATCGTGCTTCTCTAGACTTATTTACGGAAGTGTCTGCGCCCCCTGAGCTTGTCATTCGCTTGTATCCAAAGATAATTGCTGGCGATTTGTCTACCGTGGTAGAAGATGAATATCAGTCAGAATCAGAGGGAAATGCCGAGGAATCGTCAGATAGAGCAAACGGAAGTAAACCTAATGGTGTTGTTGCGATCGCGGAAGATAAGAATAAGGGAAAAGGCGTCGGTTACACACCTTCAGTCAGGTCTCTGCTAAAATATAAAACTGAAGATGGTGCAAGCGAAACTAGCAGCGTTTGGGGAGTGTCCGGGGATAAAGATAGCAACGGAGCAGACAAACCTCTGC AAGGGAAAGACCTTAAAGCGGCCGTATATGAACTACAAGGATTTCTCGCGGACATTCGCAGGAGACTTCAGAGGTTCCTCAACCCGGATGGTAGCGTCAAAGTATCAGACCTGTGCGTAAACGGCGAATCCGATGAATTCAGCAAATCCGTGATAAGCATTCTTGGAATCTCCGAAAACGACGAAGATGTGGATATTGGGAAAAGATTGAGAGAAACCGCCTCTCTCGTCGATACAACACTTTTCCGAGCACATATGTACGCGACGCCATCCCTCGCAGGCTCCCTCTTCCGAATAGCCAATTTCTGTGATCCAGACGTGGTTATGGAAAAGCTGGAGGAAACAGGCAGATATAACGAACTTATCGACTTTCTCTTTGGCAAGAAGCTACACCGTCCCGCCCTTGAGCATCTCCAAAAATTCGGCCAAGctgaaaaggaagaaaagagcgCACCACAGCTCCTGGGGCCCAAACGGACAATTACCTATTTGCAGAATTTACCATCAGAAATGGTTAACCTGATACTTGAGTTTGCGGAGTGGCCGCTTCGAACTGATCCAGAGCTCGGAATGGAAATATTTCTGGCGGATACAGAAAATGCCGAGACTCTACCGAGGGATAAGGTGTTAGATTTCTTACAGGGCATTGATCCAAAGCTTGCAATTAGGTATCTTGAGCATGTCATCGAGGAGTTGAATGATATGACGCCAGATTTGCATTATCGACTGCTACTGCTATATCTGGAGAGGTTGAAGAATGGGAAAGAGGGCGAAGAAGCGGCGGAATTTCAGGATGAAGAGGAGCGGGGTGAATGCAAAGGGAAGTTTCTGGATATGTTGAAGTCCAGCTCTCAGTATTCGCCAGCAAAGATGCTTGACCGACTTCCTAGGGATA ATCCCGAGTTTTTTGAAGCTAGGGCAATTGTATTCAGCAAAATGGGTCAGCATAGGCAAGCCTTGGAAATTTACGTTTTCAGATTGAATCATCCACAGAAGGCAGAAAG CTACTGCAATCAAATATACCTGGCTAAAGATACCCATGCCAACGTCCCAGATAAATTGCATAAAGTTTCTCCCACAGATCACGATGAAAACCACCCGTCGATATATCATACCCTCCTCTCACTCTATCTATCCCCGCCACATGGATATAAGCCTCAGTACGGGCCGGCAGTCGAAATCCTTGCCAAACATGGCTCCCGCCTTCCCGCAAGCTCCACATTAGATTTAATACCGGAAAGCTTTCCTATTCATGAACTTGAATTTTACTTCCGTGGGAGAATACGCGCGGAGAATTCCGTGGTGAACGAGAGCAGGATTGTCGCGGCTTTGAGAAAAGTGCAAAGTATCAATTCCGAGGCTGACCTGTTAATCGGCGATGGACTTCTGGGAGGAAACAGAGGGAGGAATCGATTCGTAACAGTGACAGAGGAGAGAATGTGCGGTGTCTGTCACAAGCGGTTGGGTGGCAGCGTCATCAGCGTCTTTCCAGA CAATACGGTCGTACATCTCGGTTGCGTTAATAGACGAAGCCCCGGCGTTTAA
- the VAM6_1 gene encoding Vacuolar morphogenesis protein 6, variant 2 (EggNog:ENOG410PHR7~COG:U~BUSCO:926at33183) — protein sequence MLSAFTAQPLVELRPRDKSKIESLLAYGDRLLVGLNTGSLRIYRVNEINDDEDGLEDAENAGEHVDGGTPSTPVKAKPTDLLREEENFARYKIEQLAIIKEANVLVSLSGGYVSLHDWQTYQLQEQLVRTKGASTFTVTSNIVKDKSTGVPSIVSRLAVAVKRKVMLWTWRDMELEEDTGEITLVSGIKTLTWATGTKLLAGLNSSYLLVDIESKKLTDIIGPGSIGGSGGSERGGLGMTSMSYIGIGGAAPKPLATRLSEGEMLLAKDVNTHFIDTDGNSLGRGQIPWSAAPEAVGYSYPYLLTLQDPSNGTLEVRNPETLYLLQSISLPSASIMHIPQPNISLAHAGKGFLVAGERIIWRMNALDYDSQIDSLVEEGHFDEAISLLGMLEDALLTDKLGRLREVKLQKAQDLFDNRKYRASLDLFTEVSAPPELVIRLYPKIIAGDLSTVVEDEYQSESEGNAEESSDRANGSKPNGVVAIAEDKNKGKGVGYTPSVRSLLKYKTEDGASETSSVWGVSGDKDSNGADKPLQGKDLKAAVYELQGFLADIRRRLQRFLNPDGSVKVSDLCVNGESDEFSKSVISILGISENDEDVDIGKRLRETASLVDTTLFRAHMYATPSLAGSLFRIANFCDPDVVMEKLEETGRYNELIDFLFGKKLHRPALEHLQKFGQAEKEEKSAPQLLGPKRTITYLQNLPSEMVNLILEFAEWPLRTDPELGMEIFLADTENAETLPRDKVLDFLQGIDPKLAIRYLEHVIEELNDMTPDLHYRLLLLYLERLKNGKEGEEAAEFQDEEERGECKGKFLDMLKSSSQYSPAKMLDRLPRDNPEFFEARAIVFSKMGQHRQALEIYVFRLNHPQKAER from the exons ATGCTCTCCGCATTTACCGCCCAACCCCTTGTCGAGCTCCGCCCGCGAGACAAGTCGAAGATCGAGTCTCTCTTAGCCTATGGAGATCGGCTACTTGTCGGGCTGAACACGGGAAGTTTGCGGATATACCGGGTGAACGAGATCAacgacgacgaagatggTCTTGAAGATGCTGAGAACGCTGGCGAGCATGTCGACGGTGGGACGCCGTCAACACCTGTGAAAGCGAAACCGACGGACTTGCTgagggaagaagaaaatttcGCGAGATACAAAATTGAACAGTTGGCGATTATTAAAGAGGCGAATGTGTTGGTTTCGTTGTCGGGCGGATATGTCTCTCTTCACGACTGGCAGACGTATCAGCTGCAGGAGCAGCTGGTGCGGACAAAGGGCGCCTCCACGTTTACTGTGACATCGAATATTGTGAAAGACAAGAGCACTGGCGTTCCCTCGATTGTGTCTCGGCTGGCCGTGGCGGTTAAGAGGAAGGTTATGCTGTGGACGTGGCGAGATATGGAGCTCGAAGAGGATACTGGCGAGATTACACTAGTGAGTGGAATAAAGACGCTCACTTGGGCGACGGGAACGAAGCTGTTAGCGGGATTAAATTCCAGTTATCTGCTTGTGGATATCGAGTCAAAGAAACTTACAGATATCATCGGACCGGGGAGTATTGGCGGCTCTGGCGGTTCGGAACGCGGAGGCCTCGGTATGACCAGTATGAGCTACATCGGCATTGGAGGTGCGGCGCCAAAAccattggcaacaagactCTCCGAAGGCGAAATGCTGTTGGCAAAGGATGTCAATACTCATTTTATCGATACCGACGGCAACTCTCTTGGCCGCGGACAGATCCCATGGAGCGCTGCTCCAGAGGCTGTCGGGTATTCTTATCCCTATCTGCTTACACTCCAAGATCCTTCAAATGGGACACTAGAAGTGCGCAACCCCGAAACTCTATATCTTCTTCAGTCGATCTCGCTACCGTCAGCGAGCATAATGCATATCCCTCAGCCTAATATCAGCCTTGCTCACGCCGGAAAAGGATTTCTTGTTGCCGGTGAGCGCATAATTTGGCGAATGAACGCCCTAGATTACGATTCGCAAATTGACTCGCTCGTCGAAGAAGGTCATTTTGACGAGGCTATAAGCTTACTTGGGATGCTTGAAGATGCTTTGTTGACGGACAAACTTGGCCGTTTGCGAGAAGTTAAACTACAAAAGGCCCAGGACCTATTCGATAACCGAAAGTATCGTGCTTCTCTAGACTTATTTACGGAAGTGTCTGCGCCCCCTGAGCTTGTCATTCGCTTGTATCCAAAGATAATTGCTGGCGATTTGTCTACCGTGGTAGAAGATGAATATCAGTCAGAATCAGAGGGAAATGCCGAGGAATCGTCAGATAGAGCAAACGGAAGTAAACCTAATGGTGTTGTTGCGATCGCGGAAGATAAGAATAAGGGAAAAGGCGTCGGTTACACACCTTCAGTCAGGTCTCTGCTAAAATATAAAACTGAAGATGGTGCAAGCGAAACTAGCAGCGTTTGGGGAGTGTCCGGGGATAAAGATAGCAACGGAGCAGACAAACCTCTGC AAGGGAAAGACCTTAAAGCGGCCGTATATGAACTACAAGGATTTCTCGCGGACATTCGCAGGAGACTTCAGAGGTTCCTCAACCCGGATGGTAGCGTCAAAGTATCAGACCTGTGCGTAAACGGCGAATCCGATGAATTCAGCAAATCCGTGATAAGCATTCTTGGAATCTCCGAAAACGACGAAGATGTGGATATTGGGAAAAGATTGAGAGAAACCGCCTCTCTCGTCGATACAACACTTTTCCGAGCACATATGTACGCGACGCCATCCCTCGCAGGCTCCCTCTTCCGAATAGCCAATTTCTGTGATCCAGACGTGGTTATGGAAAAGCTGGAGGAAACAGGCAGATATAACGAACTTATCGACTTTCTCTTTGGCAAGAAGCTACACCGTCCCGCCCTTGAGCATCTCCAAAAATTCGGCCAAGctgaaaaggaagaaaagagcgCACCACAGCTCCTGGGGCCCAAACGGACAATTACCTATTTGCAGAATTTACCATCAGAAATGGTTAACCTGATACTTGAGTTTGCGGAGTGGCCGCTTCGAACTGATCCAGAGCTCGGAATGGAAATATTTCTGGCGGATACAGAAAATGCCGAGACTCTACCGAGGGATAAGGTGTTAGATTTCTTACAGGGCATTGATCCAAAGCTTGCAATTAGGTATCTTGAGCATGTCATCGAGGAGTTGAATGATATGACGCCAGATTTGCATTATCGACTGCTACTGCTATATCTGGAGAGGTTGAAGAATGGGAAAGAGGGCGAAGAAGCGGCGGAATTTCAGGATGAAGAGGAGCGGGGTGAATGCAAAGGGAAGTTTCTGGATATGTTGAAGTCCAGCTCTCAGTATTCGCCAGCAAAGATGCTTGACCGACTTCCTAGGGATA ATCCCGAGTTTTTTGAAGCTAGGGCAATTGTATTCAGCAAAATGGGTCAGCATAGGCAAGCCTTGGAAATTTACGTTTTCAGATTGAATCATCCACAGAAGGCAGAAAGGTGA
- a CDS encoding uncharacterized protein (SECRETED:SignalP(1-16)~EggNog:ENOG410PYR8): MALLLIFVALESVVSGEIILPEYTTMLGSVVLHYKKVFCRVKDCYKTKIGYSIIGWQAATNQLPID, translated from the exons ATGGCCCTGCTGCTGATTTTTGTGGCCCTTGAGAGTGTTGTCAGTGGAGAGATTATCCTGCCTGAGTACACAACA ATGCTAGGATCTGTTGTTCTACACTATAAGAAGGTCTTCTGCCGGGTAAAGGACTGCTATAAGACAAAGATAGGTTATTCCATAATTGGTTGGCAAGCAGCTACTAATCAGTTGCCAATTGATTAG
- the FBP26 gene encoding Fructose-2,6-bisphosphatase (EggNog:ENOG410PIZY~COG:G~BUSCO:6402at33183) — translation MASGWSGRRQSVYKIFGATDDDNKICVVMVGLPARGKSLIAGKALRYLSWIGIPAKIFNVGQYRRQDTPRPSASFFDNSNPDGERLRRAAAEAAVKDMLNWFATTDGQVAILDATNSTKERREWIYNTCRLAGIAPLFVESRCDDHDLIMNNIREVKTTSPDYFGQDPEEAAKDFMNRIRNYEKVYQTIGPDEDHYAYVKLINVSTQVIINRIRDYLSSRLVYYIQNLHIRPRSIWLSRHGESEFNLTGKIGGDANLSPRGEQYALALPDLLRESGIPKGAKLTVWTSTLKRTNQTARHLVKEMGYHKLEWKALDELDSGVCDGLTYEEIQSRYPEDFAARDEDKYNYRYRGGESYRDVVIRLEPIIMELERSENVIIVTHQAVLRCIYAYFLNMSQEQSPWMEVPLHTLIKLTPRAYGTEEQRIKANIPAVSTWRGKGSEAKHQTPGESEVQALLSSQQEIPIGKTSSANATTSIVVANNTGLTDLQPATSDDRVPDAEVPDPVDRNSTTA, via the exons ATGGCATCCGGGTGGTCGGGGCGCCGACAGTCTGTCTATAAGATCTTTGGGGCAACA GATGATGATAACAAAATTTGTGTTGTTATGGTGGGACTTCCTGCGAGAGGAAAGTCGTTAATTGCAGGCAAAG CATTGCGATACCTCTCATGGATTGGAATCCCTGCAAAGATTTTCAACGTCGGGCAATATAGGCGCCAGGATACCCCACGGCCATCGGCGTCTTTCTTCGACAACTCGAACCCGGATGGAGAGAGACTCAGGCGTGCGGCGGCTGAAGCTGCAGTCAAGGATATGTTGAACTGGTTTGCAACTACAGACGGCCAAGTTGCAATTCTCGATGCCACAAACTCTACCAAGGAACGTAGAGAATGGATTTATAACACCTGTCGTCTTGCGGGTATCGCGCCATTGTTCGTCGAATCAAGATGCGATGACCATGATCTGATTATGAATAACATCCGTGAAGTCAAGACTACTTCTCCGGATTACTTTGGACAAGACCCCGAGGAGGCTGCGAAAGATTTTATGAATCGCATCCGTAACTACGAGAAGGTCTATCAAACAATTGGACCCGACGAGGATCACTATGCTTATGTTAAGTTAATTAACGTAAGCACGCAAGTTATCATCAATCGAATTCGCGACTATCTATCTAGCCGTCTCGTCTATTATATTCAAAACCTCCACATTCGCCCTCGTTCAATCTGGTTGTCACGG CATGGGGAATCCGAATTCAATCTCACTGGGAAAATAGGCGGGGATGCAAATCTCTCTCCTCGCGGCGAGCAATACGCACTCGCTTTGCCTGACCTCCTCCGTGAGTCCGGAATTCCTAAAGGAGCCAAGCTTACAGTTTGGACTTCCACTCTAAAGCGCACAAACCAAACCGCGCGTCACCTTGTTAAAGAGATGGGCTACCACAAGCTAGAGTGGAAGGCTCTCGATGAGCTTGACTCCGGTGTATGCGACGGTCTTACTTACGAGGAGATTCAGTCCCGCTACCCTGAAGACTTTGCAGCGCGTGACGAGGACAAGTACAACTATCGGTATCGCGGAGGCGAATCGTATCGCGATGTTGTCATTCGACTTGAACCGATCATCATGGAGCTCGAGAGAAGCGAAAATGTCATCATCGTGACACACCAAGCCGTCCTCCGCTGCATCTATGCGTACTTCCTGAACATGTCGCAGGAACAAAGCCCATGGATGGAGGTTCCTTTGCATACGCTTATAAAGCTCACTCCTCGTGCTTACGGGACTGAGGAACAGCGAATTAAAGCTAACATTCCGGCGGTTTCAACTTGGCGTGGCAAAGGCAGCGAGGCCAAGCACCAAACTCCCGGCGAATCGGAAGTTCAAGCCTTGCTCTCCTCTCAGCAGGAAATACCCATCGGCAAGACATCTTCTGCGAACGCTACTACTTCTATCGTTGTAGCTAATAATACCGGCCTTACCGATCTTCAACCTGCTACTAGTGACGACCGTGTCCCTGACGCGGAGGTACCGGATCCGGTGGACCGCAATAGTACAACTGCTTAA
- a CDS encoding uncharacterized protein (EggNog:ENOG410QED7~COG:G~BUSCO:12134at33183), giving the protein MRVYLIRHAESEHNVAQVYAGVTDSALTNHGMLQIERLARHFRAQGVQFTRVFASPLQRARLTAEGLCKEPNASSLQPILLPVLMEKDFGSLEGESWRTSTVARSTLPPTLGLDHKEPESVASMAARANQFRDDFLLPLLYADLETTEVVAIVSHGIVLSVLWETLTTLCQHDHLVYSATVQAQARRPGWSNTGYMELDILKAAGGIARHISCNSPPENSEARSHSAQGARVTDSLSAITLKITVHTVNCRQHLQNLRRTGSGIGSAAYDPKQKRINNFFVAPGG; this is encoded by the exons ATGCGCGTATATCTCATACGACACGCTGAGAGTGAGCACAATGTGGCCCAGGTTTA TGCTGGCGTGACCGATTCTGCTTTGACAAATCATGGCATGCTCCAGATCGAACGGCTTGCTCGGCACTTTCGAGCTCAGGGTGTTCAGTTCACCCGGGTCTTCGCCTCCCCCCTTCAGCGTGCTCGACTGACCGCCGAGGGGTTGTGCAAAGAGCCGAATGCCTCATCATTGCAACCAATTCTGTTACCAGTTCTTATGGAGAAGGACTTTGGCTCTTTGGAGGGTGAATCCTGGCGGACTTCTACCGTCGCTAGGTCCACATTACCCCCGACGCTTGGTTTGGATCACAAGGAGCCAGAGTCCGTAGCTTCTATGGCTGCACGAGCGAATCAGTTCCGTGATGACTTCCTACTTCCCCTTCTTTATGCTGATCTAGAGACTACCGAGGTTGTCGCTATTGTTTCGCATGGGATCGTGCTCTCAGTGCTCTGGGAGACTTTGACGACACTGTGTCAACACGATCACCTTGTATATAGCGCAACTGTTCAAGCTCAAGCTCGACGGCCTGGTTGGTCTAACACAGGCTATATGGAACTGGATATATTGAAGGCCGCAGGCGGCATTGCCAGGCACATATCCTGTAACAGCCCTCCTGAAAACTCAGAAGCAAGGTCGCATTCAGCTCAGGGTGCCCGGGTGACCGATAGCCTTTCAGCCATTACCCTGAAGATAACGGTTCACACAGTCAATTGTCGACAGCATCTTCAGAATCTAAGACGCACCGGAAGTGGGATCGGAAGCGCAGCATACGATCCCAAACAGAAACGTATTAACAATTTTTTTGTAGCACCTGGTGGTTAG